One window from the genome of Thermodesulfatator atlanticus DSM 21156 encodes:
- a CDS encoding transposase, with protein EAVALVGLDPETKESGNTKKAAQISKKGDKRLRGLLYMGALSAIASGKGVLREFYDRLVKKGKPKKVAVTACARKLLLFAFAKYKKAMEELQLQMA; from the coding sequence AGAAGCGGTGGCGCTTGTGGGATTAGATCCTGAGACCAAAGAATCAGGGAATACGAAGAAGGCGGCGCAGATAAGCAAGAAGGGGGACAAGAGGCTAAGGGGACTACTTTACATGGGAGCCCTTAGTGCGATAGCGAGCGGTAAAGGGGTATTGAGGGAATTTTACGACAGATTGGTGAAGAAAGGTAAGCCGAAAAAGGTAGCGGTGACGGCCTGTGCGCGTAAGCTCCTGTTATTTGCGTTTGCCAAGTATAAGAAAGCGATGGAGGAGTTGCAGTTGCAAATGGCTTGA